The Granulicella sp. 5B5 nucleotide sequence CCGACTGCATATCCGAGTAGCTATTGACGACAGCGTGAATCTCAAGCTTCGCCGTGGACTGGATGATGCTCTCGACGCGGTCGGCATTGCTCACGCCGGGGATCTCGACAAGGATCTGGTTGTCGCCCAGGCCGTACTGCTCGATGACAGGCTCCGAGACACCGAGCTTGTCCACGCGCTCGCGGATCGTCTCGATGGACTGCTCGAGCGTACGGGATTCGAGGTCGCGGATAGCGGCCTGCTTCATCGTCAGGGTGTAGCCGCCCGTGGCGGAGGAGACGTCATAACCGGAGTACGCACTGCCGTTGAGGATGTCATGCACGCCGGACTGCTGCGTGGCACTGACGCCCGTGACGGTGATGACCTCAGGATGCAGCGGATCGAGCTTGGTGGCCGTGGCGCCTGCGGTGGCGAGCGCGGTGTTCAGGCTCTGCACGTCGCGGTCGGTCGCCGTGTTGATGGCCTCAGCCACGTGTACCTGCAACACCAGGTGGATGCCGCCCCGCAGATCGAGACCGAGGTGGATACGGTCAGTGAGGGACTGCTTGAAACCACCGTGCGGAATCCCGAAGATTCCGTAGACGAAGATCACGAGGACTGCCACGATAAAGCCGATTCGTCCGGCCAGTTTGTTGCTACCCATCTTGAAGATCCTTAGAAGCTATGAGCTTTAAATAACGAGAGACTTTTACTGAAAATTTTTACGCTTTGGGGGCCGCATCGTCCGTGGTGACGGCGGCGACAGCGCTCTTGGCGAACTCAAGCTTGATGCCGTCCGGCGCGGTCTTGATGACCAGCACATCGTCCTTGACCGAAACAATGGTGCCGCGGATGCCACCGTTGGTGGTGACGCGGTCACCAGCCTTCAGCGAGGCGAGCATCGCCTGCCAAGTCTTCTGCTTCTTCTGGTTCGGAGCAATCAGCAGAAAGTACATGACGACGAACATCAGCAGCAGGAACGGCAGGCCGCCCAACTGGCCGAGAAAGCCCGGCATTGCGAAGAGAGCGAACCCTAGAATACTCAAACTCATGGTGAAACCTGCGGCCTGCTCGCTGCCATCGCAGCGCAGGGCAACATGCCCGCACGGATGGAGCCTTCCTTGAAGTTGTTAGGGGATTTCGGTTGCCGATTGAGCCGGGCAAGCGCCGCCAGGCGACCGCACGCTGAAGACACGCACCTTCAGACACACGACAGCGGGTGGCAGCGCAATCACACCTGAGCATTAAGCATCGCGGAACAGCGGGGGGATGTCAAGGAAATCGCGGGTTTTGGCACACGCAACAAGGACCACAGCAGGCAGCCGGACACTCATAGAGCCTTCATCGCAGATGCGATACCCTGAACCATGCTTTTCAAGACCAAGGATGTACGCAGCGAGTTGCCCGCGCTGATCCAATTGGCCGTACCGCTGATTGCGGGCGAACTGGGCTGGGTGTCGATGTCGCTGGTGGACACCATTATGCTGGGGCGGCTACCCAACTCAGCCCTCGCGATGGCCTCTGCCGCGCTGGCGCAGGTGCTCTTCAATACGCTGTGTTTCGGGGTAGGCGGCGTGCTGCTGGGGCTGGATACATTGATCTCGCAGGCACTTGGCGCGCGCGAGCAGACGCAGGCCAACCGCTGGCTGCTGCACGGTCTGGTGATGGCTGTAGCTCTCAGCGCCGTTCTGCTAGCACTCTTCGGGTTCGGCCCCGGCCTCATGCGCCTGATGCCGGTAGACAAACAGATTCTGAACGTCGCCATCCCCGCGATGCAGGGGCTGAACTACGGCACGCTGCCGCTGCTGCTGTACTTCACGCTGCGCCGCTATCTGCAGGCGACCAACCACGGCCGTCCGATCGCGATTGCGCTGATCTCCGCGAACCTCGTGAACGCCGCCGGCGACTGGCTGCTGATCTTCGGCCATCGCTGGACGCTGCTCGGCCACGTCTTCGCGGTCCCGGCCTTCGGCGTGGTGGGCTCCTCATGGTCCACGAGCTTCGCGCGCTTCTACCTCATGGTCGTGCTAGCCGTAGCCATGTGGTGGCTCGACCGCAAACACCAGTACGGCCTGCGCGGCGTCTCGCGCACCATCGAGCTGCAGCATCTGCGCCGGCTGTTCCTGCTGGGCGCACCCGCCGGCGCGTCGATCTTCGTCGAGATCGGCATCTTTGCGCTGGTCACCTCACTCATCGCGAGCTTCGGCAGCCACGCGCTCGCAGGCCACGAGGTCGCACTGCAGTGCGCGAGCACCACGTTCATGGTGCCGTTCGCGATCTCGTCCGCAACCTCGGTTCGCGTGGGGCACGCCATTGGACGCATGCGCACTGGCGCAGCCACCGTCGCGAACGCAGCGGCCGCAGGATGGAGCGGCATCGGAGCAGGCGCGGCGTTCATGCTCGCGGCCTCGCTGGTGATGCTCACCATGCCGGAGCACATCGCGCGCATCTTCACGCCGGACAAGGGCGTGATTGCGGCAGCCGTGCCCCTGCTCGTGATCGCATCGGGCTTTCAATTCTTCGACGGCATCCAGATCAACGCCACCGGCGCGCTGCGCGGAGCGGGCAACACCACCACAGGCCTATTGACACAGCTCGTCTGCTACTGGGTCATCGGGATGCCGCTGGGTTACCTGTTGGGCTTCAAAATGCACATGGGCGCGGCCGGTTTGTGGTGGGGCCTGCTGATTGCCTTGACCGGCGCGGCCATTGTGCTGGGCACGGCCTGGCACAGAACGCTTCGTACCCTGTAGGCACTCCTATAGCGATTAGAGCATTTCTCTCAAAGGTATAGTCGTTGCCTTCAGCGCCAAAGGCGCGACAGATATCAGCCTAGGCCGAAGGCCTAGGCAATCGGCCAATCGCAGGCCTGAGCGCTGAAGGCGCGACAGATAGATGCGGGCTTACACCTAAGAAGAAAAATGCTCTAGTCGGTGAGCGCCTGCTGGGCAATCTGGTGGGCCTCGTCGAGAAGCTGCGGCCTCACCTCCAGGATCACTTCATCTTCACCCATCGTGTCGTCGTCGCGGCTGTCATTCCATACATAGGAGACGCCCGCCGCACCGAGCGCATGGGCCACAAGCAGAGCGTCGTCACGTAGAAAGATACCAACCTGCGCAAAGTCCGCAAGGGCCTCAAACGGCTCCGCCCCCTTCGCTGCAGGATAGAGGTTCATCGCCTGCTGCAAGGCCTGTTTAGCCTTTGCGGCGTCCGCCCGTTTGACGATCAGGCCCAGCCGCATGGGGCCGCCGTCATCGCGCGGGGAGACCTCGTCCCAGTTGATCGTGCGGCAGAGGACCTCCTGCCGCTGAAGGATGCGCAGAGCTTCGCCAAGCTGAAAGGCATCGGAGAAGGTGAAGATGCAGATCTCGTCCGCGGCAAGTGCGGCGGAGCCGGTCGGGTCTTCAGCAGGAAGCTCAGGTTGCGCGGCCGCAGGCTGCGGCGCCGCGATGCCGCGCTCATGCATCACCTGTTGCAACGCCTGCTGCGCGAGGTCGGTCAGGTCCTCGTGCTGTTCGTACAGAGCCAGAAGTTCCGGCTCGCTTCTCTCTGCATAAAGCGCGCAGAGGTCCTCCAACTGTCTGTTTGCTGCCATAAAACTGAGGCTATCACTTGCCGGTTACGCAAAGAAAACGGGCCGCAGTAGCGCCTGCGGCCCGTCTCTCCCTCAAGGGCGGAGAGCTTACGCCTTCGCCTCGAAGATGCCGTTGAATGCGGAGCGGTGCCCCGCGAACACGAGCAGCCACAACACGACAACGATGAGCGCCAGCGGCAGACCACTCGGTGCCAGGAACGCGTGGAAGAGGAAGATATTGACGATGACCGGGCCAAGCAGCACCAGCGCCAGGGGCACGTAACGACCCACAAGCAGCAGCACCGCCGGAACCAGCTCCAGTAGAAAGACCACGATCAGGATGTGGGAGACAAAGAGCGCACCCATATACTGCCCGGCCACACCCGGAGGTGGGGGCATCGGGATGAAGTGGAGAAATCCGTTGGCGCCAAAGATAAGAAAGATGAGGCCCAGCAGATACCGTGCGATCAGTGCGGCGATCCTCATAGTGTTGTTCCTTTCAAAGAAGAATGAAGTGGGTACAAAACGCTGCGGTGAAGCTATACCGAACGCTTATGCGTTGGCGAAGGCGGCATGGATAGCCTTGAGCTGCGGAGCCAGAAATTCTGCCCGGTCAGCGCCATAGTTCAACGCGGCAGCGCCATAGGCACTCTGGAAGGTGGTGTCGACGACACCGAGGAACCCGAATGTCGCGCGCAGGTAAGGCTCTACGAAGTTGTACGCGGCAAAGGGCGACGCCGCGCTGTAATCGCCGCCGGTGGCGATGAAGAAGTGCGCCTTCTTGCCATTGAGCAGCCCCTGCGGCTTGCCATCGACATACGCGAACGTGACACCGACACGCGCGATCTGGTCGATCCACAGCTTGAAAGCGCCGGGAACGCCGAAGTTGTACATCGGAATGCCGAAGACGAACTCATCGGCGGCAAACAGCTCACCCGTCAGGGTGTCGGAGAGAGCAAGTGCAGCCTTCTGCTCGGCAGTGCGGGAGTCGGCAGGCGTGTAGGCGGCACCGATCCACTGGCCGTCCACCGGCGCCAGGGGGGTGGTTGTGAGGTCGCGAGTGATGACAGTGCTGCCGGGGTTGGCAGCCTGCCAGTGCTTGACGAACTCGGCGGTGAGGGCGCGGCTGACAGAGTGGTCGCCGGTAGGGCTGGAATCGAGATGTAGAAGTGTCGACATGGTATTGAATCTCCTTCACGACAACTGATGTCTAAACAACAAGTGTCGATTCATGAATACACGACAAATGTTGGATAAGCAACAACTGATGTCAGGAGGTAGACTGGAAATCGTGGCGGACAG carries:
- a CDS encoding MATE family efflux transporter; this translates as MSLVDTIMLGRLPNSALAMASAALAQVLFNTLCFGVGGVLLGLDTLISQALGAREQTQANRWLLHGLVMAVALSAVLLALFGFGPGLMRLMPVDKQILNVAIPAMQGLNYGTLPLLLYFTLRRYLQATNHGRPIAIALISANLVNAAGDWLLIFGHRWTLLGHVFAVPAFGVVGSSWSTSFARFYLMVVLAVAMWWLDRKHQYGLRGVSRTIELQHLRRLFLLGAPAGASIFVEIGIFALVTSLIASFGSHALAGHEVALQCASTTFMVPFAISSATSVRVGHAIGRMRTGAATVANAAAAGWSGIGAGAAFMLAASLVMLTMPEHIARIFTPDKGVIAAAVPLLVIASGFQFFDGIQINATGALRGAGNTTTGLLTQLVCYWVIGMPLGYLLGFKMHMGAAGLWWGLLIALTGAAIVLGTAWHRTLRTL
- a CDS encoding NAD(P)H-dependent oxidoreductase, with product MSTLLHLDSSPTGDHSVSRALTAEFVKHWQAANPGSTVITRDLTTTPLAPVDGQWIGAAYTPADSRTAEQKAALALSDTLTGELFAADEFVFGIPMYNFGVPGAFKLWIDQIARVGVTFAYVDGKPQGLLNGKKAHFFIATGGDYSAASPFAAYNFVEPYLRATFGFLGVVDTTFQSAYGAAALNYGADRAEFLAPQLKAIHAAFANA
- the yajC gene encoding preprotein translocase subunit YajC; protein product: MSLSILGFALFAMPGFLGQLGGLPFLLLMFVVMYFLLIAPNQKKQKTWQAMLASLKAGDRVTTNGGIRGTIVSVKDDVLVIKTAPDGIKLEFAKSAVAAVTTDDAAPKA